Proteins encoded by one window of Gemmatimonadota bacterium:
- a CDS encoding helix-turn-helix domain-containing protein, whose amino-acid sequence MGVIERITGSTRARLLGLLRRSAQTVGELAETVGVTDNAVRMHMAALERDGMVERVGERRGTGGRAAAEYRLTDAAESLYPKAYAAALSLVLREVEDSDGRERVLELLRGAGERAGRALLEAGAVSPRTNGARAGVDAAAQGLRALGADLDVQETESGWRLAGYACPLMEVVAADPRACLLAHAMVEQLAGLPAVRECDTEGRPRCRFRIEDDGTESARGR is encoded by the coding sequence GGCTCGACGCGCGCCCGTCTGCTGGGGTTGCTGCGGCGCTCCGCGCAGACGGTTGGAGAACTGGCCGAGACCGTGGGCGTGACGGACAACGCCGTGCGCATGCACATGGCCGCCCTCGAACGCGACGGCATGGTGGAGAGGGTGGGGGAGCGGCGCGGGACGGGCGGCCGGGCCGCGGCGGAGTACCGGCTTACCGACGCGGCCGAGTCGCTGTATCCGAAGGCCTACGCGGCCGCGCTCTCGCTCGTGCTGCGGGAGGTCGAGGACAGCGACGGACGCGAGCGCGTGCTCGAGCTGCTGCGGGGCGCGGGTGAGCGGGCGGGGCGGGCGCTGCTGGAAGCCGGAGCCGTGTCGCCCCGGACCAACGGCGCGCGCGCCGGCGTCGACGCCGCGGCGCAAGGGCTACGCGCGCTGGGGGCCGACCTGGACGTGCAGGAGACCGAGTCCGGCTGGAGGCTGGCGGGGTACGCCTGCCCTCTGATGGAAGTGGTCGCTGCCGACCCACGGGCGTGCTTGCTCGCGCACGCCATGGTCGAGCAACTGGCCGGGCTCCCGGCGGTGCGGGAATGCGACACGGAGGGGCGCCCACGGTGCCGCTTTCGCATAGAGGACGACGGCACCGAGTCCGCTAGGGGACGATGA